GTCGGGTGTCCGCCACGGCCCGACCAGCCCGCTCTGGGTGGCCCTCTCGATCGGGTACATGTACTCCGGCGCCAGCAGCCAGCGGCGGGTGCCTGCCGTCGAGACGAGGCGGTGCGGACCGTCGAGTTGGAAGTGTCCACAGGTGAAGCCGGCGTTGGGATCCCGTACCTCCGGCGGCACCTGCTGGGTGTGCAGCGACGGCACGTGGTAGTACTCCTGGAAGGCGTCGGCGAAGATCTTCCAGTTGCTGTTGTTGTGCGCCACCCAGTCGTAGCGCTCGGTGAGTTTGTCAAAGGGGTAGTCGTCGAGCGCGGTGACCATGGGACCGAGGAAGTCGCGCAGGCTCTGACGCGGCTCGCGGTCGAAGTTGACGAACACGAAGCCGGCCCACACGTCGCAGTGCACTTCGACCAGGCCGTAGTCGGCGGTGTCGAGTCCGGCGAAGCGGTCCGCGTCGGGCAGCGCCAGCAGCGTGCCATCGAGACCGTAACGCCAACCACAGTGCTGGCACTCGAATTCGCTGCCGGTGCTGCGTAATTCAGTGGCCCGGAAGTCTGGTGGCACCACGGTGTGACCGCGCCGGCGGCATAGGTTGTGGAACGCGCGGATCCCGCCGTCGCGGTCCTTCACCAGGAGCAGCGAGGCGTCGGCGGCCTCGATCTGGCGGGTGATGTAGCTGCCGACCTCGGGCGTCTCCTCGACTCGGCTGATGTTGAGCCAGGCCCGCTTGAAGATCGCCTCGCGTTCCAGGGCGTAGAACTCGGGCGATATGGAATCGCGGAACGGGATCGGGCCGGTACCCAGATCGGGATAATGCTGGGTCCAGGATCCCTCGGCCGGCTTGGGCCACTTGGTTGCCATCTGAACCTCCGGGTGACTAGTGCGGGTGGGAACTGGTGGGCTCTAGCTACATCACTGCGCCGCCGTTGACGCCGAGAGTTTGACCGGTGATGAAACCGGCCTCCTCGGAGCACAAGAACCCCACGGCGGCAGCGATATCCGCGCCGGTACCGAGCCGGCCGAGGGGGATGTTGGCGGCGATGGTCTCATTGGACGGCAGATACCCTGCCTCCTGCGACTGGTGCTGCATGGGTGTCTCGATCCCAGATGGCGGGATGTTGTTGACCGTGATGCCGTGTGCCGCATACTCGCGGGCCAGTGATTTCGTCAGGGTCAACAGGGCACCTTTGGAGGCGGCGTAGTGGGCCGCGAAGGGGGTGCCACGCTGGGCGCTCGACGACGAGATCATCACGATTCGGCCCCATCCGGCATCGACCATGTCGGGAAGGGCCACCTGACAGCACCGGAAGGTCCCGCTCAGGTTGACCTCGATCATCCGCGCCCAGGACTCTTCGGTGATCTCGGCGAACGATGCATACCCGAACATGCCCGCGCTGGTCACCAAGACGCCGACCGGTCCCAGTTCGCTGCGGACCTTGCCGAAGGCCTCTTCCACCGCGGCCCGATCGGTGATGTCGGCACCGACCGCGAAGGCCGTGACGCCCGCCGATCTCAGATCATCGGTGACGCGTTGTGCGGCATCGGTATTCACGTCGAGCACGGCAACCTTGTGTCCGCGCCGGCCCAGTTCGTGGCAGGTCGATTCACCCATGCCCGACGCCCCGCCGGTCACCACGGCGACTCTGCTCATTCGTACACCACTTTCACTGTGCGGCTGGTGGGCAGCGCCTGGCACGTCACCACCCAGCCCTCGGCGACCTCGTCATCGTCAAGGGCGTCGTTGTTGAGCATGCGTGCGCTGCCCTCCACCACCTGTGCCATACATGTTCCGCACGAGCCGGTTTCGCACGAGGAGGGTGCCTTGAGGCCGGCCAGCCGCGCGGTCTGCAGCAGCGTGTTGCCAGCGCGGTAGGGTGCGGTGACGGTGCTGCGGCCGAGCTCGATGGTCACCTCTTCGGTGACGGCGGGTTCAGCCGGATCTGGAGCGGGGATCGCGGCGACGGTGAAGCGTTCCAGATGCACCCGCTGCTTCGGGATCCCGGCGTCGAGCAGGACGCGTTCGACGGTGTCCATGAAGGGAGCTGGGCCGCAGACGTAGTAGTCGGCATTCGCATGGTCGCCGTCTCCCCGTTCGGCAGTGCCGATGAAGTCCGCTATGTGTTGCGGCGAGACGACGCCGTCCAGGTCGTCGAGATGATGGCGCACCTGAAGGCGTCCGCTGTGGGTATCGGTCAGGTCGGCCAGCGCCTCCCGGAAAATCACCGAGTCGACGTTGCGGTTGGCGTAGAACAACCGGGCGGTGCGGGTGGTGGCGGCCAGTGCCGAATGCACCAAGGAGAACACCGGGGTGATGCCGCTGCCGCCGGCGAAGGCGACCACGTTGCGCTCGGTGGCGGTGAGGACGAAACGCCCCTCGGGTGGTGCGACGTGCAGTTCATCGCCGACGCTCATGGTGTCGTTGATCCAGTTGGAGACCAGGCCGTCGCGATCACGCTTGACGGTGATCCGCAGGTCGAGCCCGACGGCCGGTGACGAGGACATCGAATAACAGCGACGGTGCTCGGTACCGCTGACGGTCACTCGGATGGTGACGAATTGCCCTGCCGCATAACGGAACCGGCTCTTGCTCGGCTCGGGGATGTCGAGGACCAGTGACACTGCGTCGGATGTCTCCCGGATCACCTGTTTGATCCGCACAGGGGTGAACCCGTCGGCGTCGATCACGTCGGCGGGTTCCATGCGGGGCGTCGTCGATGTCTCCATCGCGGCCAACAATATCAAGTACTTGTCATTAATCTCAAGTGGTAGATACCGAACGCGGCGTGGGGGCGAAGCCAACTCTGCCGGTGGCGGGCAGACCGTACGTCAGTGCCGCCATTTCGCCTGGTCGGCGTCCTCGATTACCCGTCGGTAAGTCTGAGGCTCTAGGCTGCGGACCGACGCTCGCGGTGATTGCGCCGCTCTACCTGCCGCACCACCCCGAGGACACCTTGATGGCGATCGCCGATGTTCCCGCCTACCTGCATCTCAGCAGTGAGGATGTCGAAGAGATCGCCTATGAGCTCGACGTGATCCGCCGAGACGTCGAGGAGTCGCTCGGGGCGAAGGACGCGGCCTACATCCGGCGGGTGATCCATTTCCAGCGGGGGCTCGAGGTCGCGGCGCGACTGATGATCGCCGGCAATCGGTCGAAGACCGGTTGGATGGTGGGAACGTGCGCGCTGGCATATGCGAAGTCCATCGAGAACATGGAACTCGGCCACAACATCTCCCATGGCCAGTGGGATTGGATGAACGATCCCGAAATCCACTCCAACACCTGGGAGTGGGACATGGTCGGGCATTCTGCGCAGTGGCGGTACTCGCACAACTACCGGCATCACGTGTACAGCAATGTGCTCGGCATGGACGAGGACATCGGCTACCGCCTGCATCGGGTCACCACCGACCAGCCGTGGCGCTGGGTCCACCTGGCGACTCCGGTGCGAAACCTGGTGCTGGCGGCGATGTTCGAGTGGGGCATTGCTCTACATGGCCTGCACTCCGAGCGTCTGCGGCACGAGACGCCAGACGGCCTCGCCGTGGAGAAGCGGAAGTTTCGCGACAAGATCGTTCGGCAGCTCGCCAAGGACTATGTGTTCCTGCCCGCCCTGAGCCTGCGCCGGTGGCGCCGGACCCTGGCCGCGAACATCACCGCGAATGTGCTCAGGAACCTGTGGGTGTACGTGAACATCATCTGCGGGCACATCCCGGACGGCGCCGAGACGTTCGACCCGGCAGTGGTCAAGGACGAGACCAAAGGCGAGTGGTATCTCCGGCAGATGGTCGGAACCGCAAACTTCGACGCGGGGCCGCTTCTGGCGATCTCGGGCGGTCACCTGTGCTACCAGATCGAGCACCACCTGTTCCCCGACCTGCCGAGCAACCGCCTGCCAGAGGTCAGCGTTCGCGTACGGCAACTGTGCGACAAGTACGATCTGCCCTACAACACGGCATCGCTTCCGCGCCAGTACTTCCGGACGCAACGGATCATCCACGGGTTGGCGTTTCCCGACTGGCTGCTGAGCACCGGCCGGCGACGCCGCACATAGGCGATCGCCCCGTCGGGAGACGGAGGTTTCATGGGTCGATGTGATCGGAGTGCGGCGTGTGGCCCGTGCCCTGCTCGATCACCCGGCGGAGGAGTGCCTTCAGCTGCTCCTGCTCCTCGTCGCTGAGCACGCCGAACACCCGCTCGTGGGCGGCGACCGCATCGGCGACCACCGCCGAGGCCACCGCCCGGCCCTCATCGGTGAGGAACACCTGCAAGATGCGCCCGTGCTGCGGGTCTTGCTTACGCTCGACCAGGCCCCGCTTCTCCAGCGCGGTGAGCGCGAGTTGCACGCCTTGCGGGGTGATCAGCAGACGTCGGGCCAACTCCGCGCCGGACAGGCCCGGTTGGTTGGTCAGCTGGCGCAGGACACCGATCTGGGCGGTGGTCACCCCGTGCTCCTTGACCGACTCGTTGACCTCGGTGAGCGAGAAATAGAACGCCTGCTTGAGCCACCACAAGGTGTTCTCAGTGAGGTCCATACCCGTCTCCTGCCGCGTGCATCAAACTCGACGCTAGCGCACCTCGGCCACTCGGCGGCGCTCACCTGGCCCGCAGGTCAGGAGTGTTTGACGATGTTGCCGTCCTTCATCACGAACCGGACATCGAGCGTCGTCGCGATGTCCACCGTCGGGTCGCCCGCAACGGCGATGACGTCGGCCAGGTATCCCGGCGCCAGCCGGCCCAGTTCGTCGGCAGCATCGACCAACTCCGCGGCCACCACTGTCGCGGCCTGCAAGGCCTGCATCGGGGTCATGCCGCGCTCGACCAGCGCGCACAACTCTTTCGCGTTCTCGCCGTGCGGGATCGCGGGGGCATCGGTGCCACACGCGATCCGGACCCCGGCGGCAATCGCCTTGGGCAGCATGGATTTTGCCCGGGGGAACACGTCGAGCGCCTTCTTGCGCAGCTCCGGCGCGATCCGGTCGATGGCCATGGCGTCGGTCAGATATGTGGTGGACACCAGGAAGGTGCCGTGGTCGACCATCATCTGAATCGTCTCGTCGCTGGCCAGGAATCCGTGCTCGATGCAGTCGATGCCGGCCCGGATGCAAGCCTGGATGGCGCGGTCCCCGACGGCGTGGGCGGCCACCTTCACCCCGGCGCGGTGAGCCTCGTCGGCGATCGCGGCGAACTCCGCATCGGAGTACTGCTGGGCACCCGGGGCGGTGCTGTGCGACATCACGCCACCGGAGGCCGACACCTTGATCAGCTTGGCGCCGTGGCGGATCTGGTAGCGCACGCACGCGATGACGTCGGGGACACCGTTGGCAATGCCCTCGGCGACCGACAGCGGCATGATGCCCGGCGCCAGCCGCTGGAACACCGTGGGATCGAGGTGCCCACCGTAAGGGGTGACGGCGTGGCCGGCCGGATAGATGCGAGGACCCTGATGCCAGCCCTGGTCGATGGCCCGCTGCAGCGCGACGTCGAGCAGATAGCCGCCGGTCTTGACCATCAGCCCCAGGTTGCGGACGGTGGTGAACCCGGCGTCCAGCGTGGTGCGGGCGTTGACCGCCCCGCGCAGCGTCCGGTACGCCGGGTCGTCCTGCACACCGTGCATCGGGGTCGGCAGGCCGCCGGGATTACCCGGTCCACCGATCAGCAGGTTCAGCTCCATGTCCATCAGCCCGGGCAACAGGGTGACATCGCCCAGGTCGATGATGGTGGCCGAATCCGGCAGCGGTCCTTCGGGATTGATGGCCGTGATCCGGTTGCCCTCGACGACGACGACCGCAGGGGAGCGGACGTGGCCGGCGGCGGCGTCGACCCAGCGGGCAGCGCGCAGAACGGTCGTCGAGTTGTCGGTTTGGGTCACGGCACCGGCTCGGCGACACAGTCCAACGAGGTCGCACCGGAATCCGGGACCCGGGGCTGCTTCCAGCACTCGACCGGGAACGACACCGTCACCATCGAGTACAACAAGTGCATCAGGTTCAGCACGTCTTCGGGCATGTCATCGAGGCTGAACTTGTCGCAGAAGCTGATCGCTTCCTCGGCCCGCGGCGTGATCGCGTCGTAGAACGCCTGCATCTCGGTCATGGTGGAACCCAGCCGCTTGCCGTAACGCTGCGGCTCGCTGGACAGGCACCAGTCCGAAAACTGTTCGAGGTCGGCGAATTCGGCCGGAAGTTTGGTGCTCATCGGTTCACACTCCCGCGGTCTTGCGCTGGTAGTCCTCGATCCAGGCCGCGGTCTCCTTGTGCAGGTGCCGAAGCAGGATCTCCTGATCGCAGAGCAGGAACTCGTCGACCACCCGGGTCTCGATCGAGCTCTGCGTTGCCTCCAAGGTGTTGGCGTCCTGGAGGCCGTATTCCTTGAAGGACACGGCGGCCAACTCCTGGCCCAATCGTTCCCGTGGGGTCCGCGGCTGCGGGAAGTACAGCGTGCATTCGAAGGTGTGGGTGTTGAACGAGGTCGGCCAGTAGTGGTAGGTCAGATACCAGCCCTGGCCCCAGAACAAGATGACGAAGTTCGGGAACAACTGGAACGAGTCGAGCCCCCACGGATCGCACTTGGCGGGGTTCAGCCCGACCGGCATCTCGCCGAGATCAGGCTTCTCCCACGGGCCGAAAAGCCCGCTCTGGCAGATGTCTTCCATGGGCTTGCGCATCTCGTCGGGCATCTCCCAGGCCCGCACCCCGGACGTGCTGACCAGCCGGTGCGGCCCTTCGATCCGGTAGTGCGGGGCCTCGAAACCGGACTCCGCGGCGGCCTTCGAGTAGGCGGTGGGGGATTGGTTCGCATGCAATATGGGTGCGTGGTAGAACTCCTGGAAGGCGTCCATGTAGAGCTTCCAATTCGCCTTCACCTCAGAGCGATAGGTGAATCGCGAGGTCATCTTGTCGAACGGGTAGCCCTCCAGATCGGTGATCATGGGGCCCAGGAATTCACGCAGCGACTGCTCGGGAACCTTGGCGAAGTTGACGAAGATGAACCCTTCCCACACTTCGCAGTGCACGGGCACCAGGCCGTAGCGGCTCTTGTCCAGGTCGAAGAACTCGGCCTCCTGCTGGACGAAGGTGAGCTCACCGTCCAGGTCGTAGCGCCAGGCGTGGTACTTGCAGGTGAACTGCCGGCACACCCCGCTGGTCTCCTCCAGCGGCATGTCGTCCCACACCAGCTTGTTGCCGCGGTGACGGCAGACATTGTGGAAGGCCTTGACCTCGCCGGACTTGCCGCGCACCACGATGATCGAGGTGTTGGCGGCCCGCATCTCCCGGGTGAAGTAGCTGCCCTTGCGTGAAAGCTGTTCGACCCGGCCGACATTCAGCCAGGCGCGTTTGAAGATCGCCTGGCGTTCCAGTTCGTAGATCTCCGGACTGATCGAGTCTTCATATGACACCGGGCCGGTGCCCAGCTCCGGGTAGTGCTGAGTCCAGCTGCCTTCTGCCGGTTTGGGAAACCGAGCCATGCCCGCTCCTAAAGAGATGATTCGACCGATGATGCCGACATGGGGCTGCACATGCCGGCCAGGGCTTCAGCCTTGACGGTAGACGGCGGTTTCATCAATGACAAGTAGTTGATACTCTGAATTCGACTGCGGCGGGAGAGTCTGGATGGATCAACATCTTGGGGAGTACCTCGGAATCGAGGCCGACTGGTCGCTGGACGGCGACCCTGCCGACACGGTGGAGGTGATCTCCCCGCACACCGAGCAACCCATCGCCCGGGTGGCGGCGGCCGGGCCGGCCGAGGTGGATGCGGCGGTGGCCGCCGCTCGCGCGGCCATCGACCAGGGGCCGTGGCCACGGCTCGACCCGGCAGAACGCATCGGGGTGGTGCGACACCTCGCCGAGATCTACGCCGGGCGACGTGGTGAGATGGCCCAACTCATCTCGGCGGAGATGGGTGCGCCGATCAGTTTCGCCCAGCGCGCCCAGGTCGGGCTTCCGACGATGATGATGTCGGCGTTCTGCGACCTCGCCGAGACCTACC
The genomic region above belongs to Mycolicibacterium sp. HK-90 and contains:
- a CDS encoding aromatic ring-hydroxylating dioxygenase subunit alpha encodes the protein MATKWPKPAEGSWTQHYPDLGTGPIPFRDSISPEFYALEREAIFKRAWLNISRVEETPEVGSYITRQIEAADASLLLVKDRDGGIRAFHNLCRRRGHTVVPPDFRATELRSTGSEFECQHCGWRYGLDGTLLALPDADRFAGLDTADYGLVEVHCDVWAGFVFVNFDREPRQSLRDFLGPMVTALDDYPFDKLTERYDWVAHNNSNWKIFADAFQEYYHVPSLHTQQVPPEVRDPNAGFTCGHFQLDGPHRLVSTAGTRRWLLAPEYMYPIERATQSGLVGPWRTPDIGELPMHGLNPGNIEPWGITNFQIFPNLEILIYGGWYLLYRYWPTSHNTHRYEAFTYFHPARTVRERIEHEVAAVVLKEFALQDAGMLGGTQAALEYDVVDDYPLNDQEILVRHLHKMAVDWVEEYQRDHTPAGV
- a CDS encoding SDR family NAD(P)-dependent oxidoreductase, translated to MSRVAVVTGGASGMGESTCHELGRRGHKVAVLDVNTDAAQRVTDDLRSAGVTAFAVGADITDRAAVEEAFGKVRSELGPVGVLVTSAGMFGYASFAEITEESWARMIEVNLSGTFRCCQVALPDMVDAGWGRIVMISSSSAQRGTPFAAHYAASKGALLTLTKSLAREYAAHGITVNNIPPSGIETPMQHQSQEAGYLPSNETIAANIPLGRLGTGADIAAAVGFLCSEEAGFITGQTLGVNGGAVM
- a CDS encoding ferredoxin--NADP reductase, which produces METSTTPRMEPADVIDADGFTPVRIKQVIRETSDAVSLVLDIPEPSKSRFRYAAGQFVTIRVTVSGTEHRRCYSMSSSPAVGLDLRITVKRDRDGLVSNWINDTMSVGDELHVAPPEGRFVLTATERNVVAFAGGSGITPVFSLVHSALAATTRTARLFYANRNVDSVIFREALADLTDTHSGRLQVRHHLDDLDGVVSPQHIADFIGTAERGDGDHANADYYVCGPAPFMDTVERVLLDAGIPKQRVHLERFTVAAIPAPDPAEPAVTEEVTIELGRSTVTAPYRAGNTLLQTARLAGLKAPSSCETGSCGTCMAQVVEGSARMLNNDALDDDEVAEGWVVTCQALPTSRTVKVVYE
- a CDS encoding acyl-CoA desaturase, which translates into the protein MAIADVPAYLHLSSEDVEEIAYELDVIRRDVEESLGAKDAAYIRRVIHFQRGLEVAARLMIAGNRSKTGWMVGTCALAYAKSIENMELGHNISHGQWDWMNDPEIHSNTWEWDMVGHSAQWRYSHNYRHHVYSNVLGMDEDIGYRLHRVTTDQPWRWVHLATPVRNLVLAAMFEWGIALHGLHSERLRHETPDGLAVEKRKFRDKIVRQLAKDYVFLPALSLRRWRRTLAANITANVLRNLWVYVNIICGHIPDGAETFDPAVVKDETKGEWYLRQMVGTANFDAGPLLAISGGHLCYQIEHHLFPDLPSNRLPEVSVRVRQLCDKYDLPYNTASLPRQYFRTQRIIHGLAFPDWLLSTGRRRRT
- a CDS encoding MarR family winged helix-turn-helix transcriptional regulator, producing MDLTENTLWWLKQAFYFSLTEVNESVKEHGVTTAQIGVLRQLTNQPGLSGAELARRLLITPQGVQLALTALEKRGLVERKQDPQHGRILQVFLTDEGRAVASAVVADAVAAHERVFGVLSDEEQEQLKALLRRVIEQGTGHTPHSDHIDP
- a CDS encoding amidohydrolase family protein yields the protein MTQTDNSTTVLRAARWVDAAAGHVRSPAVVVVEGNRITAINPEGPLPDSATIIDLGDVTLLPGLMDMELNLLIGGPGNPGGLPTPMHGVQDDPAYRTLRGAVNARTTLDAGFTTVRNLGLMVKTGGYLLDVALQRAIDQGWHQGPRIYPAGHAVTPYGGHLDPTVFQRLAPGIMPLSVAEGIANGVPDVIACVRYQIRHGAKLIKVSASGGVMSHSTAPGAQQYSDAEFAAIADEAHRAGVKVAAHAVGDRAIQACIRAGIDCIEHGFLASDETIQMMVDHGTFLVSTTYLTDAMAIDRIAPELRKKALDVFPRAKSMLPKAIAAGVRIACGTDAPAIPHGENAKELCALVERGMTPMQALQAATVVAAELVDAADELGRLAPGYLADVIAVAGDPTVDIATTLDVRFVMKDGNIVKHS
- a CDS encoding aromatic ring-hydroxylating dioxygenase subunit alpha; the protein is MARFPKPAEGSWTQHYPELGTGPVSYEDSISPEIYELERQAIFKRAWLNVGRVEQLSRKGSYFTREMRAANTSIIVVRGKSGEVKAFHNVCRHRGNKLVWDDMPLEETSGVCRQFTCKYHAWRYDLDGELTFVQQEAEFFDLDKSRYGLVPVHCEVWEGFIFVNFAKVPEQSLREFLGPMITDLEGYPFDKMTSRFTYRSEVKANWKLYMDAFQEFYHAPILHANQSPTAYSKAAAESGFEAPHYRIEGPHRLVSTSGVRAWEMPDEMRKPMEDICQSGLFGPWEKPDLGEMPVGLNPAKCDPWGLDSFQLFPNFVILFWGQGWYLTYHYWPTSFNTHTFECTLYFPQPRTPRERLGQELAAVSFKEYGLQDANTLEATQSSIETRVVDEFLLCDQEILLRHLHKETAAWIEDYQRKTAGV